A DNA window from Solirubrobacterales bacterium contains the following coding sequences:
- a CDS encoding serine/threonine protein kinase: MGFRTHSLRERTTRALRPSARGTRLRDRFELLVPLGSGGFGTVYEGFDMLLERPVAIKELKIDQELTASGDALREARATARLNHPAIVSLYEIHAEGDCIYMINELVHGHTLGAMIDEGLMSDNDAGRIGYALCEALGHAHAQGVIHRDVKPANVMVTSAWLEGSGGWRVQPAKLMDFGIASIVDPGEHGGRAHAGPHAGSRGYVAPEQEAGEPASPASDVYSLALVLFECFTGAGPGKGRRSRLARARRDLPYELTGTIDRCLEPDPEFRPDVVELGQAIYDALPELSHNLAAPTITSRLRGLLGRTSRERSDRYTHGRPAQRVAARDQREWREPGSGRIWRFGIALLAAAMCVVTMLAASVTISFIQPLIAAALVFIFPRAGWALAATAGAVVLAIDGQVGSAMFLVLPAVVAALAAMVPLPRLLDGALAGAGAFAWVVAVQAMSGTSLALSLPEATTRPEDLRQYADIAAQAIVTFWHPAYTASLGLWALTGAAGVLLVDRRAAVPAWAVLGLAFVVAQVVIGQAMGMPVPALSIVVALLALGALICAAAATRRAGRVFAPTAGTGRHVRA; encoded by the coding sequence ATGGGATTCCGTACCCATAGTTTGCGTGAACGCACGACTCGCGCGCTGCGCCCGAGCGCGCGCGGCACCCGGCTGCGCGACCGCTTTGAGCTGCTCGTACCGCTTGGGAGCGGGGGTTTTGGGACGGTCTACGAGGGCTTCGACATGCTGCTCGAGCGCCCAGTGGCGATCAAAGAACTTAAGATCGATCAGGAATTGACTGCCTCCGGCGACGCCCTCCGCGAGGCGCGCGCGACCGCCAGGCTCAATCATCCGGCAATCGTCTCGCTCTACGAGATCCATGCTGAGGGTGACTGCATCTACATGATCAACGAACTCGTGCATGGTCACACGCTCGGCGCGATGATCGACGAGGGCCTGATGTCTGACAACGACGCGGGGCGGATTGGCTACGCGCTCTGCGAGGCGCTTGGTCACGCCCACGCTCAGGGCGTGATCCACCGAGACGTCAAGCCCGCGAACGTGATGGTCACAAGTGCGTGGCTCGAGGGTTCGGGCGGCTGGCGCGTACAGCCGGCAAAACTCATGGACTTTGGCATTGCAAGCATCGTCGACCCCGGCGAACACGGCGGTCGCGCTCACGCCGGGCCTCACGCCGGCTCGCGCGGGTATGTGGCGCCCGAGCAGGAGGCTGGCGAGCCCGCGTCGCCTGCGAGTGACGTCTACTCACTCGCACTTGTTTTGTTCGAATGCTTCACCGGCGCTGGGCCGGGCAAGGGCCGGCGTTCGCGACTTGCTCGCGCCAGGCGCGATCTTCCGTATGAGCTGACGGGGACGATTGACCGCTGCCTTGAGCCTGACCCAGAGTTCAGGCCCGACGTGGTCGAGCTTGGCCAGGCGATCTACGACGCGCTCCCCGAGCTCTCACACAACCTCGCGGCGCCGACCATCACCTCTCGCCTGCGCGGACTCCTGGGTCGCACGTCGCGCGAGCGCTCCGACAGATACACGCACGGCCGCCCGGCGCAGCGCGTTGCTGCGCGCGATCAACGAGAATGGCGCGAGCCCGGCTCCGGGCGAATCTGGCGCTTTGGCATCGCGCTGCTCGCGGCGGCGATGTGTGTGGTGACGATGCTGGCCGCCAGCGTGACGATCTCGTTCATTCAGCCGTTGATTGCGGCGGCGCTTGTCTTCATCTTCCCGCGTGCCGGCTGGGCGCTCGCTGCGACTGCAGGCGCCGTGGTGCTGGCGATCGACGGGCAGGTCGGCTCGGCGATGTTCCTCGTGCTGCCTGCAGTTGTCGCGGCGCTTGCCGCGATGGTGCCGTTGCCGCGCCTGCTCGACGGCGCGCTCGCGGGCGCTGGAGCGTTTGCCTGGGTCGTCGCCGTTCAGGCGATGTCCGGGACGTCGCTCGCATTGAGCCTGCCCGAGGCGACCACTCGACCAGAAGATCTGCGCCAGTACGCGGACATCGCCGCTCAAGCGATCGTCACGTTCTGGCATCCCGCCTACACAGCGTCGCTCGGGCTCTGGGCTTTGACCGGTGCGGCTGGCGTGCTGCTGGTCGATCGCCGCGCAGCGGTGCCCGCCTGGGCTGTGCTCGGACTCGCCTTCGTGGTCGCGCAGGTTGTGATCGGCCAGGCGATGGGCATGCCGGTTCCAGCACTCTCGATCGTCGTCGCACTCCTGGCGCTCGGGGCTCTGATCTGCGCGGCCGCGGCCACCCGCCGTGCGGGTAGGGTTTTTGCACCTACAGCGGGCACCGGTAGGCATGTGAGAGCGTGA
- a CDS encoding DUF3662 and FHA domain-containing protein, with amino-acid sequence MNFLKNFESKLERLIEGGFKSAFKSEVQPIELARKLSREMDAHRAASVSRTYAPNEYTVWLSPKDREQFSHYEDGLQRELSLYLLEHARKRGYSLISRPTVDFDTDDRLELGLFGIQARLADAPEEDIQAIEPQPASGHTQVYNVRDLQAPPIDLDRPQNPVAARAVVESGDRRFALTPPSTVIGRGRDADVRLDDPNISRTHVQFRVEGGDWVVADMGSTNGSRLNGGSLNAPTPLRSGDVVELGNTVLKFVLE; translated from the coding sequence GTGAATTTCCTTAAGAATTTTGAATCAAAACTCGAGCGGTTGATCGAGGGCGGCTTCAAGTCAGCCTTCAAGTCCGAGGTGCAGCCGATCGAACTCGCGCGCAAGCTGTCGCGCGAGATGGACGCGCATCGCGCGGCTTCGGTCTCGCGCACCTATGCGCCCAACGAGTACACCGTTTGGCTCTCGCCGAAGGATCGCGAGCAGTTCTCCCACTATGAGGACGGCCTCCAGCGCGAGCTGTCGCTCTATCTGCTCGAGCACGCCAGGAAACGCGGCTACTCACTGATCAGCCGCCCCACCGTTGACTTCGACACCGATGATCGCCTCGAGCTCGGCCTGTTCGGGATCCAGGCGCGACTTGCCGACGCTCCCGAGGAAGACATTCAGGCCATCGAACCGCAACCGGCGTCCGGTCATACGCAGGTCTACAACGTGCGTGACCTGCAGGCACCACCGATCGATCTCGATCGGCCGCAGAACCCGGTCGCCGCGCGCGCCGTGGTCGAATCCGGGGACCGTCGATTCGCGCTCACGCCTCCATCGACCGTGATCGGTCGTGGCCGTGACGCCGACGTGCGCCTCGACGATCCGAACATTTCGCGCACGCACGTGCAGTTCCGCGTCGAGGGCGGCGACTGGGTTGTGGCCGACATGGGCTCGACCAATGGCTCGCGTTTGAATGGCGGATCGCTCAATGCTCCGACGCCGTTGCGTTCGGGCGACGTGGTCGAACTCGGCAACACCGTCCTGAAGTTTGTGCTGGAGTAG
- a CDS encoding FHA domain-containing protein: MGDPIAVALKFTFLLLLFLFIVWVVRSSSRDLVGSDRADFDPLLDHGEGKAPIDLRRGVKPRLVVVAAQKYDTGSSFDLLGGLLLGRDKPAEVIVDDVFASARHARITPRGPYNFLEDLGSTNGTYLNGTRAEGPQRLSPGDKITIGDTEFRYEE; this comes from the coding sequence ATGGGCGATCCGATCGCAGTCGCGCTGAAGTTCACGTTCTTGCTTCTTCTCTTCTTGTTCATCGTCTGGGTCGTGCGCAGCTCGTCGCGTGATCTCGTGGGCAGTGATCGCGCCGACTTTGATCCGCTGCTCGATCATGGCGAGGGAAAGGCCCCGATCGACCTCAGACGCGGCGTCAAGCCCCGGCTGGTCGTGGTCGCGGCGCAGAAGTACGACACCGGCAGCTCCTTTGATCTGCTCGGCGGACTGCTGCTCGGTCGCGACAAACCGGCCGAGGTGATCGTCGACGATGTCTTCGCCTCTGCCCGCCATGCGCGAATTACGCCGCGCGGCCCGTATAACTTCCTCGAAGACCTCGGCTCGACGAACGGGACATACCTCAACGGCACCCGTGCCGAGGGCCCACAGCGACTCTCACCGGGCGACAAGATCACCATTGGCGACACCGAGTTCAGATATGAGGAATAG
- a CDS encoding Stp1/IreP family PP2C-type Ser/Thr phosphatase, with the protein MLRVAEFAAASDVGRVRKANEDSYYVRSPLFVVADGMGGANAGEVASKIAVDSFKDPLDDAVAPEPRMAGIVRTANRLIHKKSNSSDEFKGMGTTVTALLLGDDELTIAHVGDSRAYRLRDGDLERLTRDHSLVGEMVRRGAITEAEAEVHPQRSILTRALGPEDDVEIDTLSHGVKGGDIYLICSDGLTGMVDEATIATEMGSGRPMQEIAESLIRKANENGGVDNITVIAFTVDGESTKSPQAPSAEDAPRGDETIIAPAVVVPAAAAQTPTAEPARPADTPPARPQTVAGANGSGQAPPTTAPSAAYAQRRAESKKSRRWVGAVIVSIVLLIGISGAVVGSLNVYFIGGNEKGLVTVYRGLPYELPLSIDLYTRDFVTNVPVSELPAATRARILDHKLRTRTDALDLARQIEKGEIKPASVDGVGATAP; encoded by the coding sequence ATGCTGCGCGTTGCTGAATTTGCGGCCGCCAGCGACGTCGGTCGCGTGCGCAAGGCCAACGAGGATTCGTACTACGTGCGCTCGCCCCTGTTCGTCGTCGCCGATGGAATGGGCGGCGCGAACGCCGGCGAGGTGGCATCGAAGATCGCTGTCGATTCGTTCAAGGATCCGCTCGACGATGCAGTCGCACCCGAGCCGCGCATGGCCGGAATCGTGCGCACCGCGAATCGTCTGATTCACAAGAAGTCCAACTCGAGCGACGAGTTCAAGGGCATGGGCACGACGGTCACGGCGCTGCTGCTGGGCGACGACGAACTGACGATCGCCCACGTCGGCGACAGCCGCGCATACCGACTGCGTGATGGCGACCTCGAGCGCCTCACTCGCGACCACTCGTTGGTCGGCGAGATGGTCCGCCGCGGCGCGATCACCGAGGCCGAGGCAGAGGTTCACCCGCAGCGTTCGATCTTGACGCGCGCGCTCGGGCCCGAGGACGATGTCGAGATCGACACGCTCAGCCACGGCGTCAAGGGCGGCGACATTTACCTGATCTGCAGCGACGGCCTGACCGGAATGGTCGATGAGGCGACGATCGCAACGGAGATGGGTTCGGGCAGGCCGATGCAGGAGATCGCAGAGTCTTTGATCCGCAAGGCCAACGAAAACGGCGGCGTGGACAACATCACGGTCATTGCCTTCACGGTCGATGGCGAGAGTACGAAGTCGCCGCAAGCGCCGAGCGCCGAAGATGCGCCCCGTGGCGACGAGACGATCATCGCTCCGGCCGTCGTTGTCCCTGCCGCCGCAGCTCAGACGCCCACGGCCGAGCCGGCCAGGCCGGCCGACACGCCGCCCGCACGCCCGCAGACGGTCGCTGGCGCCAACGGAAGCGGTCAGGCACCGCCTACAACAGCGCCGTCCGCGGCATACGCCCAACGCCGCGCCGAGTCGAAGAAGTCGCGCCGCTGGGTCGGCGCGGTGATCGTCTCGATCGTGCTGCTGATTGGTATTTCGGGCGCTGTGGTCGGTTCACTCAACGTCTATTTCATCGGCGGAAATGAGAAAGGCCTGGTGACGGTTTACCGTGGCCTGCCCTACGAGCTGCCGTTGAGCATCGATCTCTACACCCGCGATTTCGTCACGAACGTGCCGGTCAGCGAGCTGCCCGCGGCCACGCGCGCGAGGATCCTCGATCACAAGCTGCGCACTCGCACCGACGCGCTAGACCTCGCGCGCCAGATCGAAAAGGGCGAAATCAAGCCGGCCTCAGTCGACGGCGTCGGCGCGACCGCGCCGTAA